From the Companilactobacillus ginsenosidimutans genome, the window ACACTTACAGATTTCCCATTGTACGGTGTAGCAACTGTTAAAATATTGTGGACATAATTGGGCTTATATGTTTCTAGCCATCTAGTGATAATGTTTCCACCATTTGAGTGTCCATAGATATTAATTTGGTCTCGACCTGCATAATCCATGAATAACTGAATCGCATTTTCAAGCGCAAAAGCCATATCTTCGATATCAGTTTCTAGATACTTGTTTTCCGCGAATACGATTTTTGCATTTTTGCATCCCGATTTAAAATCAGTAAATGATGGAACTCCATATTTATTAATATGAATTGTTTTAAAGTCATTTGTGTTTGCACCCCAATAGTTAGCTAAAGGCATGTCCAATCCTTTTAGATATCCGGTGATGAAATCATCGTTTACACCAGAACCTCCTACAAAAACATTTAGCATTTTAGTTTACTCCCTTTCTTGATGGATAAAATCCACCGTACATTAATGGCGTTGCAGTTGCATCGCCAATATTGACATATTGATTGTCGCCAATTTTAAATCCTGTACGTTTATTTGAGTTATAGATACCGTCAGATTGAATTTGATGTCCTAAATTGTAATCGATTCCTGAAATGGAATTACCATCTTTGTCAAAATAATCAGGTGCAACACTATCAATCTTTATAATTTTATTAATAGAAGTAACGTTTTCATTTGGGATGGATCCAGATGAAATGGTTAACTTAGAATTTGCAAAAACACCGTGGTCATCATAATATTCTTCAGGATCAACTTTATAGCCAGTTCTCCAGGCATAATAA encodes:
- a CDS encoding alpha/beta fold hydrolase, encoding MLNVFVGGSGVNDDFITGYLKGLDMPLANYWGANTNDFKTIHINKYGVPSFTDFKSGCKNAKIVFAENKYLETDIEDMAFALENAIQLFMDYAGRDQINIYGHSNGGNIITRWLETYKPNYVHNILTVATPYNGKSVSVTPTGFLKEAIANKDKISYSGQVDMIVARLDNQQSYPSNIPSDGVVAYDSAQCGTLIYGNRMSVVDGYNHNTAQASPLVSNLISKWF